The genomic DNA GGACACCGACCGGCCGACTGGCTGCGCCGCTTGCGGAATACGGGCGCAGAACAACTCCCCGCGGCGAGGGAGCCGGCCTTTTTGGACTACAGGCCCTCGCCGCGGCAGCTAAGAAGAAGCAGCCCGTAACGCATGATGTTCTCCACTGTAACCGGAGTGTCTCGGCGCACGAAGTGAACTCCGCCACGATTCCACCCAGTGAGACGCGGCGGTGCGGCCCGGCGGCCCCGCCGAGCGGGCGCGGGGAGTCTGTGAAAAGGCTCGGCAAAGCACATCGCTGCGTAGCACACTGACAACCATGCGTATCCAGGTGATTCGGTCCGGCGGCCTCGCCGGCCGCGTGGTCAGGGCCGAGCTGGACACCGCCGAACGGCGGGACGCGCCGCACGTCCACGCCCTGGCGCGCGAGGCGGTGGCCGGCGGGCTGCGCGCGCGTGCGTACGGCGTGCCCGACGGCTTCCACTACGAGATCACAGTGGACGGCCGCACCGTGTACTGCTCGGACCCCAAACTGACCGACTCCCAGCGGGAGTTGGTCAGCCTGGTGCTGCGCGAG from Kitasatospora terrestris includes the following:
- a CDS encoding protealysin inhibitor emfourin — translated: MRIQVIRSGGLAGRVVRAELDTAERRDAPHVHALAREAVAGGLRARAYGVPDGFHYEITVDGRTVYCSDPKLTDSQRELVSLVLREGLSPEGVHPGSGQPNLPLA